Below is a genomic region from Leptolyngbya boryana PCC 6306.
AGACATTACAACAGATCAACCATTTATTGGGAAGTGATAGCCCTACTGAGACAGCAAGTACCAGTAAAAAAGCACCTACACAATCTAAGCCCAAAGCAGCCACACAATCTAAGCCTAAAGCAGCACCCAAATCTCAGAAAGCTGCCGCAAAAGCGAAGCCCGTTGAAGTCGCATCAGAGCCGAAGGAATCAAAGTCTACTGCGACCACACAATCTTTGACCCTCAAGCGTACCTTCAAATCAATGACACCGACACAGGCAGTGCAGCAAATCATGCAGGGGGCAAGTGAGCCGATGACCACCGATGACGTGATCGGCTCGCTGTATCAATCGGTGAAAGAAGCGGATCTGAAAACTGCTCGAAAGAGTGTTGCCCTAATTCTCGGAAGAGGTTCCCACCAAGGCATTTATGAGAAAGTGCAGGAGAACCCTTCTCGCTATCAAGTAATAAACCTCCGGCAGAGCCGAAGGCTTTAACGTATGTGCGCCGCTCAAAGCGGCAGTTCAGCACCTCCTGAAGGAGGCATTCGGGCTACTCGTTGAAGAAATTCAATTGATCCACCCGCTGATCTTCTTTTTCTTGATCCCGGATGTACTGGCGCACTAATGCCTCATCACGTCCCACCGTCGAGACATAGTATCCTCTTGCCCAAAAGTGTTGTCCCGTAAAGTTCTTCCGCCGCCCCTGATACGTTCTCGCAATGCTAATCGCACTTTTGCCTTTGATGTATCCCATCACTTGCGACACCGAGTACTTCGGTGGAATTGAGATCAGCATATGCACATGATCGCTCATCAAATGTCCTTCCTCAATCCGACATTCCTTCTGCGCTGCCAACTCTCGGAACAATTCGCCTAAATGCTGCCGTAGCTCGTAGTACAACGCTTTTTTTCGATACTTGGGGATGAATACCACATGATATTTGCACTCCCACTTCGTATGACTTAAACTTCCGATATCTTTCATTTTGAGTCTCCTTGCACGAATCACTGTGTTCGTGCAAGGAGACTCTTTCTTAGATTCCCGGAACTGTCAAACTTTGTGAGTCCCCCAGCCGAGCTGGGGGTTTACCGAATTAATTAAAGCTTGAGACTCGTTTTTGCTAGTTGAACCAAGCCGCGAAGCCGAAAAAGCGTCCACCAAACACAGATAGAAGTTGTTGCCAAATATTAGCATCGGTCTGCTTACCTAGTTCCAGGTAGGGCGCAGGTGCAGTGCCTTGTACCCATAGCACTAAGTCTAAGTTGCGCGGCTGCGTAAACACTTTGTTGAGATTGATCCCTCGAACTTCACGCGATCTCCAGAATGGAACGAGTTTTTTGCCCGCTAATAATTCTTCCGACTCACCGACAAAACTGAGCCAGCTATCAATCATCGCTTGGGTCACGACAGCATTAGGAATCACACCCTTCTGCTTCGGATTCGGCAACCATTCTCGATCGTTATCTTTCTCCGCGACAATCAGCCTCCAAGAGTCGCGACTGAGCGCCAGTGTGGTTTGTAGATGCTGTAGTGCAGTTGTCAGTCGCTGTGGCTCCAGAACCGGAAAATTGATCAGATGAAAGAATGCAACAACATCGACCAGATCGAGATTGTCGCCGTACTGAAACACCTTACGACCGTTTGCTAGAAACGGATAAGGAGTTTGTGGTTTGGTGAACATCAAATGTGCCGTTGCATCAAACAATTGCTGCTCATCGTAGGCGAGAACTGTTTCCCCGATCGCGGCTAATAAGTTGCAGTATCCCCGCAGCCAAGCGACATCTCCGGCATCGAAGTTGATCGTAAAAGCTTTTGCAGTTTGCTCAGTCGCTCGAATTCCGGTGATGCGAGTGAGAACATTCCAGAAGGATTCAGTATTGTCGAGCTTGCCATCCCCGTTGAAGTCCATCCGGGTTAGTCCCAGTCGGATCGGCAGCTTGATGGTGGGATCTTGAATCGGATCAAGCGTTGATCGTACTTTTGCAAGATCAGTCAGCAAGGTCTGAAGTATCTGCCGCGTCTCTTCATAGGTGACAGTTTGCGGATTGGGATTGGTTGGGACAGGTAGACGCAGAATCGGAAAAAAGCTAGTGAAGGTATTTTGGCGGAGTCCATAGCGATAGAGCGACTGCATCAGTCGTTCTGTTCCGTCCATCAATTGCAGTATACCGACACTGAAGCGAGTGAGATCGTCGTTGGGGGTTTGTTGTAATTTCGTCAGCAGCGCAGTTTCGCCTGCTCGGAATTTGCCATGAATCAGATAAGATTCAAATTCTGGCGTTGCAGATTGACCACGCAAAGCGAAGGGAAACGCCAAGGAGATCAGTAACAAAATCAAACAGAGAAAGATTTGCATAAAAGCTCACAGGTGATCTGAGAAGCGAGGATGCTTTGTTATAGCTGCCGTCGTTTCTCAAAACTGAAAAGATGTGCCAGTTACTCGATCGTAGTCAAAGCCGTTTGATAAGCAGTCTGAACTTCAGGACTGAAGCACGCGAAAATCACTTTCTCGATCGTGCCATTGTCTTGCAGAAAGCTGACTGTTTCGCGGATCGCGATCGTACAAGCTTGCTCGATGGGATAGCCATAAATACCGCAGCTAATCGCTGGAAATGCAACCGTTCTCACGTGATGCAGAGTTGCCAATTTCAAGCTTTCACGGTAGCAAGAAGCCAGTAGTTCGGGTTCTCCTTGCGTGCTATCTTGCCAAACCGGGCCGACCGTATGAATCACAAACTTTGCGGGTAGCTGATAGCCTTTGGTAATCTTGGCTTGTCCAGTTTTACAGCCTCTGAGCATTCGACATTCTTCGAGGAGTTGTGAACCTGCGACGCGGTGAATTGCTCCATCCACGCCACCGCCACCCAAAAGAGATGTATTTGCAGCATTTACGATCGCATCGACTTCAAGTTTGGTGATATCTGCAATTCTAATTTCAAGTTTGTCGATCGCAGCCATCTGGATTTCCTCTCAATGCAACGAAGCAGAAGCTCTACCTTATGAGAATCATAGCCGAAGCAATCTCGCACTCGAAATCCTAATGATAAGAAGAAAATTAATATAGTTCATTTGTATTGATTTATCCAGACAATAGAAGTATTCTAAGAACAGAAAAACCAAAGTAATGATTCATTCTGCACAGCAGCAGTGCGATGTGTTTCAGGATTTAGCCATGCTAATTCTCGACCCGCCTTCGCAAACTCAACCTGTTGCAGAATCACAGCCTGCTTCGACTGCTAAAACTTCCAAAGCACCGACTGGTTTCACAATTCGGACGATCGAACGAGATTTACGTCTGTTTCACGAGGAGCGAATGTATTACGCAGAGATCAAAATCTGTGGCGGTGACTCACGAGTTGCTGCGATCGATGTCGAAGACTTCGCCCCACCTAGCGAAGTTCTGATTGCATGGCGAGCATTAGGGCGTAAAGCAAAACCGCCACAAATCAAGGTCTTTGAAGAACTGAAGCAAGCGATCGCAGATCTCACTGAAGAACGGCGCAAAATCTATGCTGAATGCACGATCGATCTACTCCCGTATCGTGCGATTCCTGGTTCTAGTTTTGGTCACTTTATTGATCGATTTCGAGCGTTGCAAGGGCTGAGTGTCGAAAAGCTCAATCAGGTTTTGGCAGCGTATCGATCGTCAAAAGAACGGTGGTTGCGTGAGGAAATTCAGCCGATGATCGCGGCAGGCCAACTGTGTGATGAGCAAACTCAGCGTCGATTAGAAGTCTATGCAAGACGCTATCCCAAAATCGAGAAAATTCAGCAGCGATTCGGTGTTCAACTGAAAGGTCCGTTCCGCCTTGAAAGCTTTCAAGATGCAGTTCAACGCGATACAGCCTTGAAGCAATTGGATTTGGAACGATCGCAAGCGCAATTAATGCTGACTCAATCTCAAGCAGAACAGCAAAAAGCAG
It encodes:
- the tnpA gene encoding IS200/IS605 family transposase, whose translation is MKDIGSLSHTKWECKYHVVFIPKYRKKALYYELRQHLGELFRELAAQKECRIEEGHLMSDHVHMLISIPPKYSVSQVMGYIKGKSAISIARTYQGRRKNFTGQHFWARGYYVSTVGRDEALVRQYIRDQEKEDQRVDQLNFFNE
- a CDS encoding O-acetyl-ADP-ribose deacetylase, which produces MAAIDKLEIRIADITKLEVDAIVNAANTSLLGGGGVDGAIHRVAGSQLLEECRMLRGCKTGQAKITKGYQLPAKFVIHTVGPVWQDSTQGEPELLASCYRESLKLATLHHVRTVAFPAISCGIYGYPIEQACTIAIRETVSFLQDNGTIEKVIFACFSPEVQTAYQTALTTIE